A stretch of DNA from Gemmatimonas sp.:
CGTATCACTTCGGCGGAGACGGCGTGTTCGTGTACCGGCTGGCCGAGGCGCTGGCGGCGCGCGGGCATCGGGTGGATGTGATTCACTCCATCGACGCGTATCGCGCGAAGGTGGACGCCGAACCGTCGGTGGCGTTCACTGACCATCCCAACGTACGTCGCATCGGACTGCAGTCGGCGCACCCGCGCTGGTCGGCGCTCCAAGTGCATCAGACGGGACGTCCGCTGCCGTACGCGGCACAGCTCGACGCACACTTCGCCGCGAACGCGTACGATGTGATTCACTACCACAACGTGTCGCTCATGGGTGCGCCGTCGATCTTGCGTATGGGCACGGCGGTGAAGTTTTACACGACGCACGAGTACTGGCTCGTGTGTCCCACGCACGTGCTGTTCAAGAACGACCGGGAAGCGTGCACGTCGCGTGCGTGTCTCAGCTGCACGCTGCGCAGCCATCGCCCACCGCAGTGGTGGCGCGCCACGTCGCAGCTCGCCGACAGTCTGGAGTCGGTTGATGCGGTCCTTACGCCCAGCCGGTTCGCACGCGACCGGCACGCGAGTGATGGCATCGCCAAGCCGCTCACGCTGCTGCCGCACTTCGTGCCGGTGCCGACGGATGCGGAACTGGCGGTGTCGTCGCCGTCGGAGCGGCCGTATTTCCTGTATGTCGGTCGACTCGAGCGACTGAAGGGCGTGCAGGATCTGCTCACGATCTTTTCGACCTATCGCGACGCCGACCTGCTCATCGTGGGTTCGGGCGAGAGCGAAGCGTCATTGCGCGCCGCTGCACAATCGCTGCCGCACGTGCACTTCCTCGACACCGTGCATCCGTCGGCACTCGACAGCTACATCCAGCAGGCGATCGCGCTGCTGGTGCCGTCGTTGTGCTATGAAACCTTCGCGCTGAGCGCGGCCGAGGCGATGGCCTACGGCACGCCGGTGATTGGGCGGCGTATCGGTGCGGTGCAGGAGCTGCTCGAGATTTCGGGTGGTGGGCTCACGTTCGAGACGCTTGCCGAGTGCCGCGCCGCCATGGAACGGATGCGGCTCGAGCCCGAGGTCCGCGCCAAGTTCGCCGATGCCGGTCGGGCGTTCGCGCAACGCGAGTGGACCATCGAGGTGCATCTCGCGCGCTACGAGGCGCTGGTGGAGTCGCAGCTGGAGAAGCGCGCCGCGAGGCGGCCATGACCGGTGCGGCGGTCCCGATTCTCACGTATCACTCGTTGGACGACTCGGGGTCGGTGATCTCGACGTCCCCGGGAGTGTTTCGCGCGCAGATGGAGCTGATAGCGCGCCGTGGGTACCGGGTGATCGCGTTGCGCGAACTACTCGATGCGTGGGACCGCGCCGAGACGGTGGCGCCGAACACCGTGGTGCTCACGTTCGACGACGCCACCGAAAATCTGCTGCCGCACGCGCTGCCGGTACTTTCGGCGTTGCAGTTCCGCGCGACGATCTTCGCGGTGAGCGGCAAGCTGGGCGGTGTAAACGACTGGCCGGACCAAGCGCCTGGCATTCCCCGCGTGCCGCTGTTGTCGCGTAGCGGACTGGCCGAGTGTATCGCGGCGGGCTGTGAAATCGGCGCGCACTCGGCCACGCATGCGCGACTCGACACGATGTCGCCAGCGGCGTGGTCCGCGGAGGTCGCCGGCTGTCGCGAGGCGTTGGAGTCGACGCTCGGCGCGTCGGTCACGTCGTTCGCGTATCCGTTCGGTCACTCGAACGCGGCCCTGCGCGCGATGGTCGCACAACACTACCGCGCGGCGGTCGGTACGCAGTTACGGGTGGCCGCGCCCACCGACGAGCGGTACGAGCTGCCGCGGGTGGAGATGTACTACTGGCGGAGTCCGTCGGTGTTTCCGCTGTTCGGGCATCGTGCCGGCGACTGGTACTTGCGGGCGCGCGCGGCGGCCCGCGCGGTGCGTGCCTCGTGGTCCCGGTGAGCCGGCGCAAGGCCTTCGCGATGGCGGCGTACCGGGGGATCGGTCGCTGAGTACGCGCGCGCCGTCGTCGACGCTCACCCGGTTCAGCGCACTCGCGTTGGCCGATGTCGCGTCGCGCGGCCTCGCCTTTCTGGGCACGTTGCTGATCGTACGCGCCTTCGCAGACGAAGCGTTCGGCCAGATCGGCGTGGCGACGACGGTGGTCACCTACGCGCTGCAAGCGAGTACGTGCGGGCTCGATGTGTTCGCGGTCCGTCACGGGGCGCGATATCCCGACCGGATCGGCGCGACGGCGAGCTCCGTGATGGCGATGCGTGGTGCCTTGGGGTTGGCGGCGTACACGGTCCTTCTGGTGGTGTGCTGGGCGCTGCCGGCGCTGCGTCCGATCCTGCCGTTGGTGGCACTGTTCGGTCTGACGGTCTTCACCGGTGCGCTGTCGCTCACGTGGGTGCCGCAGGCGCTGCAACAGACCCGCGTGTTGGCCGCAGCGAATCTTTCCATCGGTGTGCTGTACTTCCTGGGCGTGTTGCTTATCACGCGGACAGGCGGGCCGCTGTGGAGCATTCCGATGGCACAGGTGGCAGCCGAAGCGCTGGTGGCGGTGGGACTCTTCCGGTGGCTGCGGGGGCGTGCCGAGCGACTGACGGCGCCATGGCCGGTGGCGGAGTGGGGGCGTGTGCTGCGCGAGTCGGCGCCGATCGGCGCGTCGTGGCTGTTGCGCACCATCGCGCTGGGCTCCGATCTCGTGCTCTTGCGCCTGCTGCTGGTCGGTGACGCTCAGATCGGCTGGTACAACGGCGCCTGGCGCCTGTTTGGGCTGATGATGGGACTAAGCGCCGTGTACTTCACCATTCTCTTTCCGCGCCTCTCGCAACGGGCGGCCGAATCGCCGGCCGCGTTCCGCGCGGAAGCGCTCGGATCGCTGGCCCGCGTGATGCCGCTGGCGCTGGCGGGAGCGGTTGGCGTGGCGGTATTGGCTCCTTGGGCGCTCGGACTCCTCTTCTCACCCTCCTTCGCCGGTGCGGCGATGGCGCTCCGCATTCTGGCGGCGGCGGCAGTCGTGAATGTGGTGAACAACCATTTCCGCTATATGCTGCTCGCCACCAACCGGCAGCAGGTCGACCTACGCAATACGACGTTCGCCACGGCGGCGCATGTGGCGTTCAAGGTGATGCTGATCCCGATCGCCGGGATCGAGGGGGTCGCCGTGGGCACCCTGGGGGGTGAACTGGTGGTGCTTGCGTTGGGTCTGTGGGCCACGCGCGGCGACCTAGTTCGGAGGGTCACTCCCGAGTGACAAGCTGTGAAGCGTCCTTTATGTTTCTCGAATGATGCAGCGGTGGACGGACCATTTTCCCTTTCGCATGCCCAAGACCCACCCTCCCAAGTTGTCGTCGGTTCTCCCGGTGCTGATGGTCCTCGGCGCCGTGTTCCCCGGCGCGCGTGCCGCGCAGGCGCAAGTGGACTATCGGAATATCGATTCCGGCAGGCCCGTGCGAATCGGTGACGCCACCCCCACCGCGCGCCGGTCGCTCGAGGTGAACCTGGGCAATGGCCGCGTACAGCAGCTGTCACAGGGGCGGTATCGCCTTCAGCTGGAACCGCGCGTCACGTATGGGCTGCTGCCGCGCACGGAAGTCTCGCTGCGCTCGCCGATCTTCTTCAACGAACGAGCGCTCCGTCCGCGGGCCGGTGTGGCCGGTGTCGGCGTGGGCTTCGAGCATCAGCTGCGCATCGAATCGCTGCATCTGCCGGCTCTGGCCGTTGGCAGTGAGCTGTTCGTACCCACCGGTCCGCAGGCGCTGCCGCCCACGTACTCGGTGCGTGGCATGATGACGCGCTCGTTTCCGGTGGGACGCATCCATTTCAACGGTGCGTACGGCAATTTCAACGTGCGCACCCCGGTCGGCTTCGAGAAGATCCTCCCGCCCATTCACGGCGCCTGCAGTGTGGCGCCGACGGAATTGGCGATGACGGTGCGGTTCGCCTGTACGCCGTCGTCGTTGCTGAGCGCGGCGGTGCCGGGTGCGACGCAAGCACATGATCGCTGGCTGTTCGGCATGGCGGTCGACAAGTCGCTGCCGCTGCGCTCCACGTTGCTCATGGCCGACGTGTTCGGACAGAAGTACCGCAGTATCGGTCGTCCGGTCGACTGGACGGGTGAAGTCGGTATTCGGACGCAGATCTCGCGAACGATCGTGTTCGATGCCGCATTCGGCCGCCTGTTCACCGGTGAAAGCCGCGGCACGTTCCTCACCTTCGGCACGACGATCAGTCGTGCCCTTACGCTGTAGGCAATCATGCTTCTTCGCACCTCGACACGGCCGCGACCGTTCGTGCGCGCCCTACTGGCGGCCACGTTCACGTGCAGCGTGATCTCCGCGGTGGCGGCCACCCCGGCGCAGGCACAGGCCCGGAAGTACTTCGAACAGATGTATCTGCCGGGTTCGCACAGCTTCGCGTTCAACACGATGTATCCGCGCGCCAGCTATCTGTTCAATGCGTTCGACTACGGGCACGCCATTCTGTACGAACGGTTGTGGCGCTCGCCGAGTACAGCCGCGCGTGATCTCGACGGACGTGAGTACGACCTGTTGACCCAAAAGCTGCTGGAAAAGCCGCCGCGCGTGCCACTCGATGAGGCCGCCGTCGGACCGTCCTGGGCGTTGCTGGCACCGGAAACGCTGGCCATGTTCAGCTGGGCACACATGCTGCACCGGCAGCTGTACGACGTGCTCGTGCACGACGCGGGCAAGCCCGCCGAGCGCGACGCGCACGTGGCCGAGCTGGTGCGCTACTACAAGACGCGCCCCTTGCTCGCGTTCAGCTCGCACCCCAAGGACATGAACTTGATGGAGGGGCAGTCGTACTCCCTCGCCTTTCGCAAGCAGAATCCCAAGTTCAATGGCCTCGTCTGGTCCTATCATTGGATTCAGATGACGCTGTACGAAGCCATGCTGGCCTCCGAGGCGAAAGCGGACATGGACGTCAACGTGAATGCGGTCGTGGACCGCTTCTACGAAATGACGCGTGGGGGAATCGACAAACTGCCCACCGTCATGCCGATGTCCCCGGCGATTGCGCCCGACTTCTCGACGCGTTATCCGGAAGCGGCCATCATCTTCGACAACCTGCATTCGCTGCACGACGTGGTGTCGGACATTCTGGCGAATCCGAATGTTCCACGCGACAAGAAGCGCGCCACGATACTCGACGCGTCAAAGCAGTATCGCGATTCCACGACCAGCGTGACGACCGTCGACGAGTGGGTGTCGATGGGGCACGCGATGGGACTCACGCAGCAGGGAGGCCCGGCGCCGGTGCCGCGCCGTCCGGCACCGAAGGCTGCGGCACCGCACAAACATCCAGGTTCATGATGCTTCACACGTTTCGATCCGTTGCCCGTCGCGTCTCGACACTCGCCATGATTGCAATCGTGGCCGCATGTGGCGGTCCGGCACCGACCGATGGAGATCCGAGTCTTCCGGCGCAGTCCGCCAACGGCTACTGGGTCGGGATCGAGCAGGCCGGCGCGCTGCATCTGCACATCGTGTTCGTGCAGACTGGTACCACCTTGACGATGCAGCCCAGCTGCACCGCCGAGCGGTGTGCCCTGTACCCGTTCAGTCAGACGGGCGTCGGGTTCGTCGGCAACGATCTGCCCGTCACGTTGACGGCGGTGACCGGTTCGTTCACCAATCCGACAATCACGTTCACGTTCACGCTCAGCAACAATCGCCGGTTCACGTTTACGGGGCGCATGGCGGAGGACAAGTTGATGACCGGCAAGATCAGCGGGCCGACCTTGCCCGAAACCACCATTACGTTCGAGAAGAGAAGCACGACGTGATGGCACCCGTTCGAACCGTGCGGGCATGGTTGCTGCTCAGTGCGGCGGCGCTGCTCGCCTGTAACGGCGGAGACTCCACGGGGCCAGACGTGATCTCCGCACCGACCGGTGTCACGGTCACGCTCACCTCGCTGACATCGGTGCGGGTCGATTGGACCGCGAATCCCGCACGTGAGTCGGTACAGCGGTATACCGTGCTCAGGAATGGGTCGCCGATTCGCGACGTGACCGTGCCGACCTATATCGATTTCGGACTGACCGAACTGCAGACGTACGTCTACACCGTGGTGGCGGTCGGCAGCGGTTCCGCCCAATCGGCGCCGTCGGCCGTGACGGCGCAGTCAACCTTCACGCTGCCCGACCTGACCGGCCCGACGATCGCGAGCTCCGTGCCCGCCGCGAATGCCACCAACGTCGCCATCACGGCACCGATCAGTGTGACGGCCAGCGAGCCGCTCGATCCGGCGACGGTGTCCAGCGAGAATGTCGTCCTGCGCGCGACGGGAACGACCGCGAGCGTGCCCGGTGTCGTCGCCTACACGGCCGGCGCGTCGTCGTTCACCTTCACGCCCTCGATCCCGCTGACGCCGAGCACCGCGTACACGTTCGACGTGTCGACGGCGTTGCGTGATCGCGCCGCCAATCGACTCCTCGCGGCCTATCGGGTGCCATTTACTACCGCCGCGCCGATCGATGCGACCCCGCCCAGCGTCGTCGCCTTCTCACCAGTTGCGGGAGCGGTCGATGTCTCCGTCCGGACCACGGTGACGGCCACGTTCAGCGAGGCGATGAACGCCGCGACCATCAACTCGACGTCGATGACGTTGGCGCCGACGGCCGGCGGCGCGGCAGTCCCGGCGACAGTTTCGTATACGGCGGGTACGCGCACCGCGACGCTGACGCCGACGGCGCCGCTCGCGGCGTCTTCATCGTATACGGCACGCGTGACCACGGCGGCAGCAGACGCTGCCGGAAACGGATTGACGGCGGTGTCGACGTGGCAGTTTGTCACCTCGGCGCCGGTCGACGAGTCCGCGCCGACCGTCACGTTGGTCTCTCCCGCTGCCGGAGCAACCAGTGTCCCGTTGGCTGCCGTCATGGCCGTCACGTTCAGTGAAGCGATGAATCCGGCGACGATTACCGCGGCGACGGTCACCCTCACCCGTGCGCCCGGGGCGGTGCCCGTTCCCGCCGTGGTCGAATATGCCGCGGCTGCCAACCGTGCCACCCTCACGCCGGCGGCACCGCTCACCCTAGGCGCCAACTACACCGTGACGGTGACCACCGGCGCGCGCGACGTTTCCGGCAACCCGCTGGCGTCTCCCTTCACGTCGACGTTCGCCACGCTCGCGGCCGATGTCATTGCACCGACGGTGACCGGCACCTTCCCGTCGAGTGGCGCGGTCAACGTGAACCCCACGGCGACGCTCACCGCCACCTTTAGTGAGACGATGCAGGCGGCATCACTGACTGCCGCGGCCTTCGTGGTGCGCACCACCACGGGCGGGACGGCGGTCGCAGGATCGGTCAGCTACAACGCCGCGACGCGCACGTTATCGTTTGCACCGACCGCGCGACTGGCCGGCAACACAGGGTATACGGCAACCATTACCACGGCAGCCCTCGACTCCGCCGGCAACGCGCTCGCGGCGGCACGGGTGTTCACGTTCACCACGGCGGCGACCACCGACGACACACCGCCGCGCGTGGCGAGCTCTGTTCCGGCGGAGAACGCGGCGGGCGTCGATATCATGACGACGATCGCCGTGCGCTTTGATGAAGCGATGGACGTGACGACGATGACCAACGGTGCCGTCGTCGTGCGGGTGGCCAATACGGTCGAGTTGCTCAGCGGCAGTAGTACGTACGACTCGGGCACGAATACGCTGACGTTCCGACCAACCGCGCCCTTGGAGTATGTCACCACGTACACCGTGTCGGTGGGTGGAGGTGCACGTGATCTGGCCGGCAATCGTGTGGAGCCAAAGTCATTCAACTTCCAGACGCGGCCCGCACCGGCGCGCGTGGAGACGTTCACACCGTCCGACCGCTCCAGCGACCACGACGCCGCTACGCCCGTGTCGGTCACGTTCAGCCTGCCGATGATCTCGAGCACGATCAACGCCAGCACGTTCATCCTGCGCAGCCGCAATACCGCACTGCTGGTGCCGGGCACTGTGTCGTATAACTCCGCCACCCGCACCGCCACGTTCACGCCGTCGTCGCCGTTGGCGAACAACAGTGGCTACGTCGCCACCGTGACGACGGGGGTGACCGACGTCAACGGCCAGGCGCTCGAGGCGCAGGCGCAGTCGTGTTTCACCCCGCGGGCCGGCGCGGTGACCGCCGTGTCGATGAGCGGCTTCTGGTCGGGTGAGTCCGCCTGCACGGATGTCCATTGGCATGTGCGCCTCGTGCAGAGTGGTAGTGCGCTCTCCCTCGATACGACGGGTTGCGACGCGCCGGCGAACGCCGGTCGATGCCAGCTCTCAGCGCTCAATGCCGAAGGCGCGCTGGCGCTCGGTGGGCAGAGCAACGTGCGCATTGCCTCGGTCACCGGAAGCGTGTCGGGCAACGCGGTGACCTTCACGCTGACCGGCTCGAACGGGCTCACGTTCACGTTTACAGGAGCGTTCACCAACGCCAACGGATCGCCCAATCCGTGGATCATTGGAAGCATCGGTGGCGCGACGCTCCGGCCGGTCGGAATCACGTTCGAGAAGCAGTCGCCGTAGTGAGTGCGGCGGCGCCGTTTCTTTCGGTAGTGGTGCCGGCCTATCGCTGTGCGGCGTACCTGCAGCAGTGTTTGCGCGGCCTGCAGGCCAGCGATCTGCCGCGCGCGTCGTGGGAACTGATCGTCGTGGATGACGGCAGCCCTGACAACACCGCTGATGTCGCGCGCACCGCGGCCGATCGTGTACTGCGCGTGGCCGATGGCCCGCGTGGTCCGGCCCACGCCCGCAACATGGGTGCACGCGCCGCCACGGGTTCGGTGCTGGTGTTCATCGACGCCGACGTCGTGGTGGCGCCCCACACGCTACGCGGTTTTGCGTCGCACTTTGCGGCCGATCCGACACTCGGCGCGGCGTTCGGTGCCTACGACGACGCGCCGGCAGAAATGGATTTCATCTCGCAGTACCGCAATCTCCTGCACCGCTACGTGCATACGCTGCATCCCGGCGAGGCCGACACGTTTTGGGCGGGCTGCGGTGCGGTGCGGCGCGACACGTTCCTCGCGGTTGGTGGGTTCGACGCCGTGCGCTATCCGCGCCCGCAGATCGAAGACATCGAGTTGGGCTATCGGCTGCGCGAGGCCGGTGCGCGCATCGTGCTCGATCCGGAGCTGCAGGGCAAACACCTCAAGCGATGGAGCTTCGGGAACATGGTGCGCACTGATCTGCGAGAGCGCGCCATTCCCTGGATGCACCTCATCCTGCGTCGCGGCGAAGCGATGCAGCGCGGACCGCTCAACCTCCGCGTGCGCGAGAAGCTATACACCATCTTCACCGCGATCGGGGTCGCGGCCACGATGGGTGCGTTTGTGTTCTGGAACAACGCCTTGGCCTACATCGGGGCATTCTGCGTGGTGGTCGTGTTGCTGGGGAACGCCGCGCTGTTGTCGTGGTTCGGCTCGCGTCGTGGTTTCTTCTTCGCTGTCGGTGTGGCGCCGCTGCGATTGCTGTACTACGCCGAGGCCGGTCTGGGTGCCGCTTGGGCGATCGTGACCCACAGACCGCAAGTCGAACCCGTCCGGCTCCCTCCGCTCGCGGCGTATGAGCAAACGGCGTCGTAACGCGGCACCGTCACCCGACACGGGAACGTCGTCGATACCGGGAAGCGCGGCCGCGGAGTTGCCCTCGGCGGTGAACTGGGAACGGGTGTGCTTGGCACTGCTGGCCTTGGTGCCGTTGCTCGTGACGGCGTGGCAGCTGCTACCGGAGTTCACGACACCGGTGCCCGCCAGCAATGACCTGGCCTTGCACTGGCAGATGGTGCAGGGCGCGAGTCGGGAGATGGCGCACTGGCGCAATCCGCTCGATTTCTGGATGCCGCAGCTCGAGCTCGGCTACCCGCAGTTTCTGTACTACCAGAATCTTCCGCACCTCGTGGTGGCGGGCGTGCACCGCCTGCTGTTCGGGCTCGTCGAGTTGCGCACGGTGTTCGACGGCGCGCGCTATCTGCTGCTGATTGGATTACCCCTCACCGTGTACTGGTCCATGCGCCGCATGGACTTCTCGGTGCGCGCCGCGGCCATCAGTGCCGCCGCGACCACACTGTTCGCCAACCGCGATGGCTACGGCTTGGAGTACGACGGACAGCTGTGGCTCGGTCGCGGTCTCTTCACACAATTGTGGGCCGAGCATCTGTCGTTGATCGCGATGGCAGGACTCTATCGCCTCATGCGCACGGGACGTGGGTACGCCGGCACGATTGCCGCCCTTGCCGCGCTGGCGCTGTCGCACTTCATCTGGTCGTACATGATGGCGATGACCGGCGTGTTGCTGTGCGTATTGTTGTCGACGCGTGACACGTGGAAGGCGAACCTGCTACGTCTCATCATCGTGGGCGCGCTCGCCATGGCCATCTCGGCGTACATGCTGATTCCGTTCGCGACGAGCTCCGGCAGCTATCTCGCGATGTTTCCCGGGATCACGGCGCCTGATCTTGATGAGAGCCGTTCGCTGCTCAGCGCGCTGCAGCGCCTGGTGATCGACGAAGATCGTTGGCCGATCCTGACGGCACTGTCGCTGACGGGCGGCGTGGCGGCGCTTGTCATGCGGACCCGTTCGGCGCGTTTTGCGCTGGTCGGTACACTCGTGTGGTTGCTGTTGTACCAGTTCCGCCCCACGGAAGTGAATTGGCTGGGGCGCGTACTGCGGTACGACGGGCATTTGGTGTACCGGTTTATCGGCATCGCCGATGTGTTCTTGCTCATGCTGATCGGCGTCGGCGGCGAGTGGATCTGGCGCGCCATGGTGGATCGGCGGGTGGGACGCGTCGACGCACCGGCAACCGCCGCGCCGCGTTCCCTCGGCGCCATGTTGGCCGCCACCGCACTGCTGCTGGCGATCCTCTCGCCGGCAATGCGCGACCGCGCCACGTTCTTCGGTCGCGACGGCCGTGCGATGACCGCCACGCGCGCCGCGTTGGCGGCCGATTCTGATCTGACCACCGTGCTCGATACGATCGCGGCGCAACCGGGCGGGCGCGCCTACATGGGCCTGGCCAGCAACGGCGGCAAGCAGTGGCGCATCGGTCCGCTCATTCGCGCCTACGACGTACTCAAGGACCGCGGACAGCCCGCCGTCGCCCCGCTGTTTCAAGGGTTGTCGCTCAACGCCGATATGGTCGTGAGCTTCCGCGATCGTGACCCTGCACAGTACGACCTGCTCGACGTGCGCTACGTGGCCTTGCCGAGCGGTGCACCGGTGGACGGATTTATGACGCCGCTCGCGCGCACGCCGCGCTACACGGTGTATCGCGTGGCCACGACCGGCATGGCGACCTACGGTGCGGTCGTGGAGCGACACGCCGCTGGTTCACAGCTCGACCTGCTGCGCGGCGTGGACCAATGGAGCAAGAGTGCAGGGCCAGCGGCAAAGCAGTTCATCCGCTGGGACTTCCGCCAGCCGGGCGGCGCGTCGATGCCCACTGGTGCCTGTCCTGGCGGCGGTCGCACGCTGTCGGAGCATGCGGACGCGGGCATCATCGACCTCGTGGTTGCGTGCGATTCGCCGTCGTCGCTCATCATCAAGACGACATATCATCCCAATTGGCGCGTTACCGTGGATGGCAGGCCGGTGTCCACGTACATGGTGTCGCCGGTGTTCATCGGTATCGATCTGCCGGCGGGGCAGCACACGATTGCGGCACGCTACACGATGGCCACTGGCAAGTGGATCCTGCTGGCGTTCGGTGCGCTGGTACTGGCGATCGTGTGCATGGTGCGCGACCGGTTCGACGCGCTGCCGCGTCGATTCCTACCAGTCTAACGTGACGCCCTTCTGGCCGGGATTCCAGCACTGTGGACTTACCCCGAAAAAGTGGACGCGTAATTGAAAGGAACTACGCGGCCTTCAGTAACTGCGCTTCGTACTCCGCCGGACTGACGTACCCCAAGGTCGAGTGCCGTCGCTTCCGGTTGTACCACGTCTCGATGTACCGGAAGATGGCGCGTCGCGCCTCGTCTCGGGTGTGCCAATCGTGCGTCATCACCAGCTCGAACTCGAGCGTCGCAAAGAAGCTTTCGGCGACGGCGTTGTCATAACAGTCGCCCTTACCGCTCATGCTCGCCAGCATGCCGTGCGCCGCCAGTTCCGTACGATGCGCGGCAGACGCGTATTGACTCCCGCGATCACTATGAAAGATCACGCCCGGCGCCGGCTGCCGTGCCTCCCGCGCCATCCGCAGCGCGCTGAGCACCAGGTCCACCTCCATGGTGTCGCGCATCGCCCACCCGATGCAGCGCCGCGAGGCGAGATCCAAGACGGTCGACAAGTACAGAAACCCTTCGCGCGTCGGGATATACGTGATGTCGCCCACCCACACCTGATTCAGCGCCACGCCGTGGATATCGAACTGCCGGGCGAGCCGATTCGGCGCGATGGGATCGGCGTGATTTGAGTCGGTGGTGGTCACGCGACGGCGCGTTCTCGGTCGCGCCGCCAACCCAGCCTCCTGCATCAGACGCGCGACGCGCTTGGTGCTCGTGGGCAGTCCCGCCGCG
This window harbors:
- a CDS encoding glycosyltransferase family 2 protein, which produces MSAAAPFLSVVVPAYRCAAYLQQCLRGLQASDLPRASWELIVVDDGSPDNTADVARTAADRVLRVADGPRGPAHARNMGARAATGSVLVFIDADVVVAPHTLRGFASHFAADPTLGAAFGAYDDAPAEMDFISQYRNLLHRYVHTLHPGEADTFWAGCGAVRRDTFLAVGGFDAVRYPRPQIEDIELGYRLREAGARIVLDPELQGKHLKRWSFGNMVRTDLRERAIPWMHLILRRGEAMQRGPLNLRVREKLYTIFTAIGVAATMGAFVFWNNALAYIGAFCVVVVLLGNAALLSWFGSRRGFFFAVGVAPLRLLYYAEAGLGAAWAIVTHRPQVEPVRLPPLAAYEQTAS
- a CDS encoding Ig-like domain-containing protein encodes the protein MAPVRTVRAWLLLSAAALLACNGGDSTGPDVISAPTGVTVTLTSLTSVRVDWTANPARESVQRYTVLRNGSPIRDVTVPTYIDFGLTELQTYVYTVVAVGSGSAQSAPSAVTAQSTFTLPDLTGPTIASSVPAANATNVAITAPISVTASEPLDPATVSSENVVLRATGTTASVPGVVAYTAGASSFTFTPSIPLTPSTAYTFDVSTALRDRAANRLLAAYRVPFTTAAPIDATPPSVVAFSPVAGAVDVSVRTTVTATFSEAMNAATINSTSMTLAPTAGGAAVPATVSYTAGTRTATLTPTAPLAASSSYTARVTTAAADAAGNGLTAVSTWQFVTSAPVDESAPTVTLVSPAAGATSVPLAAVMAVTFSEAMNPATITAATVTLTRAPGAVPVPAVVEYAAAANRATLTPAAPLTLGANYTVTVTTGARDVSGNPLASPFTSTFATLAADVIAPTVTGTFPSSGAVNVNPTATLTATFSETMQAASLTAAAFVVRTTTGGTAVAGSVSYNAATRTLSFAPTARLAGNTGYTATITTAALDSAGNALAAARVFTFTTAATTDDTPPRVASSVPAENAAGVDIMTTIAVRFDEAMDVTTMTNGAVVVRVANTVELLSGSSTYDSGTNTLTFRPTAPLEYVTTYTVSVGGGARDLAGNRVEPKSFNFQTRPAPARVETFTPSDRSSDHDAATPVSVTFSLPMISSTINASTFILRSRNTALLVPGTVSYNSATRTATFTPSSPLANNSGYVATVTTGVTDVNGQALEAQAQSCFTPRAGAVTAVSMSGFWSGESACTDVHWHVRLVQSGSALSLDTTGCDAPANAGRCQLSALNAEGALALGGQSNVRIASVTGSVSGNAVTFTLTGSNGLTFTFTGAFTNANGSPNPWIIGSIGGATLRPVGITFEKQSP
- a CDS encoding flippase — its product is MPRGPGEPAQGLRDGGVPGDRSLSTRAPSSTLTRFSALALADVASRGLAFLGTLLIVRAFADEAFGQIGVATTVVTYALQASTCGLDVFAVRHGARYPDRIGATASSVMAMRGALGLAAYTVLLVVCWALPALRPILPLVALFGLTVFTGALSLTWVPQALQQTRVLAAANLSIGVLYFLGVLLITRTGGPLWSIPMAQVAAEALVAVGLFRWLRGRAERLTAPWPVAEWGRVLRESAPIGASWLLRTIALGSDLVLLRLLLVGDAQIGWYNGAWRLFGLMMGLSAVYFTILFPRLSQRAAESPAAFRAEALGSLARVMPLALAGAVGVAVLAPWALGLLFSPSFAGAAMALRILAAAAVVNVVNNHFRYMLLATNRQQVDLRNTTFATAAHVAFKVMLIPIAGIEGVAVGTLGGELVVLALGLWATRGDLVRRVTPE
- a CDS encoding polysaccharide deacetylase family protein; its protein translation is MTGAAVPILTYHSLDDSGSVISTSPGVFRAQMELIARRGYRVIALRELLDAWDRAETVAPNTVVLTFDDATENLLPHALPVLSALQFRATIFAVSGKLGGVNDWPDQAPGIPRVPLLSRSGLAECIAAGCEIGAHSATHARLDTMSPAAWSAEVAGCREALESTLGASVTSFAYPFGHSNAALRAMVAQHYRAAVGTQLRVAAPTDERYELPRVEMYYWRSPSVFPLFGHRAGDWYLRARAAARAVRASWSR
- a CDS encoding YfhO family protein — encoded protein: MSKRRRNAAPSPDTGTSSIPGSAAAELPSAVNWERVCLALLALVPLLVTAWQLLPEFTTPVPASNDLALHWQMVQGASREMAHWRNPLDFWMPQLELGYPQFLYYQNLPHLVVAGVHRLLFGLVELRTVFDGARYLLLIGLPLTVYWSMRRMDFSVRAAAISAAATTLFANRDGYGLEYDGQLWLGRGLFTQLWAEHLSLIAMAGLYRLMRTGRGYAGTIAALAALALSHFIWSYMMAMTGVLLCVLLSTRDTWKANLLRLIIVGALAMAISAYMLIPFATSSGSYLAMFPGITAPDLDESRSLLSALQRLVIDEDRWPILTALSLTGGVAALVMRTRSARFALVGTLVWLLLYQFRPTEVNWLGRVLRYDGHLVYRFIGIADVFLLMLIGVGGEWIWRAMVDRRVGRVDAPATAAPRSLGAMLAATALLLAILSPAMRDRATFFGRDGRAMTATRAALAADSDLTTVLDTIAAQPGGRAYMGLASNGGKQWRIGPLIRAYDVLKDRGQPAVAPLFQGLSLNADMVVSFRDRDPAQYDLLDVRYVALPSGAPVDGFMTPLARTPRYTVYRVATTGMATYGAVVERHAAGSQLDLLRGVDQWSKSAGPAAKQFIRWDFRQPGGASMPTGACPGGGRTLSEHADAGIIDLVVACDSPSSLIIKTTYHPNWRVTVDGRPVSTYMVSPVFIGIDLPAGQHTIAARYTMATGKWILLAFGALVLAIVCMVRDRFDALPRRFLPV
- a CDS encoding glycosyltransferase is translated as MTPRRFCFVTTFYPPYHFGGDGVFVYRLAEALAARGHRVDVIHSIDAYRAKVDAEPSVAFTDHPNVRRIGLQSAHPRWSALQVHQTGRPLPYAAQLDAHFAANAYDVIHYHNVSLMGAPSILRMGTAVKFYTTHEYWLVCPTHVLFKNDREACTSRACLSCTLRSHRPPQWWRATSQLADSLESVDAVLTPSRFARDRHASDGIAKPLTLLPHFVPVPTDAELAVSSPSERPYFLYVGRLERLKGVQDLLTIFSTYRDADLLIVGSGESEASLRAAAQSLPHVHFLDTVHPSALDSYIQQAIALLVPSLCYETFALSAAEAMAYGTPVIGRRIGAVQELLEISGGGLTFETLAECRAAMERMRLEPEVRAKFADAGRAFAQREWTIEVHLARYEALVESQLEKRAARRP